In Devosia beringensis, a single window of DNA contains:
- the ubiA gene encoding 4-hydroxybenzoate octaprenyltransferase, whose product MSDANQPSTVADAQADNWVDRHAPDWLKPYARLARWDRPIGFWLLFWPCIWGLALAAIAVPERGFDFPAALLMLVGAVLMRGAGCTFNDIVDRDIDDKVARTRSRPIPSGQVTARDALYFMVAQALLASAVLFQFNRFTVWAAVASLVLVAIYPFMKRITWWPQAFLGLAFSYGALVGWSSQTGGLSWAPVLLYAGTILWVIGYDTLYALQDIEDDALIGVKSTARLFGEHVRPVVAVLYLAAYMLWAAAVVLVGGGLIFAVLSLAAIALLGWQVWTVDPAQPDNPRARFYSNHYVGVALSLALLADWVW is encoded by the coding sequence ATGTCCGATGCCAACCAGCCCAGCACCGTCGCCGATGCCCAGGCCGACAACTGGGTCGATCGTCATGCACCCGATTGGCTCAAGCCCTATGCCCGCCTGGCGCGCTGGGATCGGCCGATCGGCTTCTGGCTGCTGTTCTGGCCCTGTATCTGGGGTCTGGCCCTGGCCGCCATTGCCGTGCCCGAGCGCGGCTTCGACTTTCCCGCCGCCCTGCTCATGCTGGTGGGCGCGGTGCTGATGCGCGGCGCCGGCTGCACCTTCAACGACATTGTCGACCGCGATATCGATGACAAGGTGGCCCGCACCCGCTCGCGCCCGATTCCCTCCGGCCAGGTTACCGCCCGCGACGCCCTCTATTTCATGGTTGCCCAGGCCCTGCTGGCCTCGGCCGTCCTGTTCCAGTTCAACCGCTTCACCGTCTGGGCCGCGGTGGCCTCGTTGGTGCTGGTGGCCATCTATCCCTTCATGAAGCGCATCACCTGGTGGCCGCAGGCTTTCCTCGGCCTCGCCTTTTCCTATGGAGCCCTGGTCGGCTGGAGCTCCCAGACCGGAGGCCTGAGCTGGGCGCCGGTGCTGCTCTATGCCGGCACCATCCTCTGGGTCATCGGATATGATACGCTCTATGCGCTGCAGGATATCGAGGACGACGCGCTGATCGGCGTCAAGTCGACCGCCCGGCTGTTCGGCGAGCATGTCCGCCCCGTCGTCGCCGTGCTCTATCTCGCCGCCTATATGCTCTGGGCCGCGGCAGTGGTGCTGGTCGGCGGCGGCCTAATCTTTGCCGTGCTGTCGCTGGCGGCCATCGCGCTGCTGGGCTGGCAGGTCTGGACTGTCGATCCCGCCCAGCCGGACAATCCGCGCGCGCGCTTCTACAGCAACCACTATGTCGGCGTGGCCCTGTCGCTGGCGCTTCTGGCCGATTGGGTCTGGTAG
- a CDS encoding 16S rRNA (uracil(1498)-N(3))-methyltransferase, protein MPRTHATLPRLYVDADLAAGGQLTLGKEQSLYLAAVLRKSVGDAVVLFNGRDGAWRCVLTADSKKSVQLDLVEQIARQTPASDLWYGFAPLKSERLDYVIQKAVEMGVGTIQPVITQRTQVSRLKHERLVANAIEAAEQCEVLSVPVVAAEITLEKLLDGWPAERVLIVADEAAASASPVETLAALKRRPIGLLVGPEGGFSEIERVKMLALPFVVPISLGPRILRADTAAVAGLAVIQAIIGDWR, encoded by the coding sequence ATGCCCCGCACCCATGCCACCCTGCCCCGCCTTTATGTCGATGCCGATCTTGCTGCCGGGGGCCAACTGACCCTGGGCAAGGAGCAGTCGCTTTATCTTGCGGCAGTGCTGCGCAAGAGTGTCGGGGACGCGGTCGTGCTGTTCAATGGACGGGACGGCGCCTGGCGCTGCGTGCTGACGGCCGACTCGAAAAAATCCGTCCAGCTCGACCTGGTCGAGCAGATCGCCAGACAGACCCCGGCTTCTGACCTCTGGTATGGCTTTGCGCCGCTCAAGAGCGAGCGGCTGGATTATGTGATCCAGAAGGCGGTGGAAATGGGCGTGGGCACCATCCAGCCGGTGATCACCCAGCGGACACAGGTCAGCCGGCTCAAGCATGAGCGGCTGGTGGCCAATGCGATCGAGGCCGCCGAACAGTGCGAAGTGCTCAGCGTACCGGTGGTGGCAGCCGAGATCACGCTGGAAAAGCTGCTCGATGGCTGGCCGGCCGAACGGGTGCTGATCGTGGCCGATGAGGCGGCGGCATCGGCCTCGCCGGTCGAGACGCTTGCTGCGCTCAAGCGACGACCGATTGGCCTGCTGGTCGGGCCTGAGGGCGGATTTTCCGAGATCGAACGGGTCAAAATGCTGGCTTTGCCCTTTGTCGTGCCGATCAGCCTGGGGCCGCGCATCCTGCGCGCCGATACGGCGGCGGTGGCGGGGCTGGCGGTGATTCAGGCAATCATCGGTGATTGGCGATAA
- a CDS encoding glutamate--cysteine ligase — translation MAGADIDSPLIDSRADLIEAMARGCKPESEWRIGTEHEKHVFHTNPLRPVAYDGPNGIRALLEGVQAETGWHPFYDGDNVIGLRNDAEAGGISLEPGGQFELSGAPQADMHASAAELAEHMRIAKKVAGPLDINFLGLGVTPLWSVDEIPAMPKSRYGIMKPYMEKVGTLGTSMMFRSCTVQANLDFSSEADMVKKLRVAVALQPIATALFANSPFVDGKESGFLSFRSHIWLNTDDARTGMLPFAFDEGFGFEQYADYALDVPMYFVIRDGSYVNVAGESFRDFLRGELPQLPGDRPTIKDWEDHLSTIFPEVRLKQFLEMRGADMGDEKSVTALSAFWTGLLYDSVSLEAAYEMIMPWTQDERDDMRREVPRLGMETPVGRTNVYDFAAQAVGIAEAGLVRRNRLNAAGQDESIHMAPLEETIRLAKTPAERWLEKLHGEWAGDLSRIFVDARM, via the coding sequence ATGGCCGGCGCCGATATCGATAGCCCTCTGATTGACTCGCGTGCCGACCTGATCGAGGCGATGGCGCGCGGGTGCAAACCCGAGAGCGAGTGGCGCATCGGCACCGAGCACGAAAAGCACGTGTTCCACACCAATCCGCTACGCCCGGTGGCCTATGACGGCCCCAATGGCATTCGCGCCCTGCTCGAGGGCGTGCAGGCCGAGACCGGCTGGCATCCGTTCTACGATGGCGACAATGTCATCGGGCTGCGCAATGACGCCGAAGCCGGCGGCATTTCGCTCGAGCCCGGCGGGCAGTTCGAACTGTCGGGCGCGCCGCAGGCGGACATGCATGCCAGCGCGGCCGAACTGGCCGAGCATATGCGGATCGCCAAGAAGGTCGCCGGCCCGCTCGACATCAATTTCCTCGGCCTTGGCGTGACGCCGCTCTGGAGCGTCGACGAAATCCCGGCGATGCCGAAATCGCGTTACGGCATCATGAAGCCCTATATGGAAAAGGTCGGCACGCTGGGGACCTCGATGATGTTCCGCTCCTGCACCGTGCAGGCAAACCTGGATTTCTCCAGCGAAGCCGACATGGTCAAGAAGCTGCGCGTGGCCGTGGCGCTGCAGCCGATCGCCACCGCCCTGTTTGCCAATTCGCCCTTCGTGGATGGCAAGGAAAGCGGCTTTCTGAGCTTCCGCAGCCATATCTGGCTCAATACCGACGACGCGCGCACCGGCATGCTGCCCTTCGCCTTCGACGAGGGCTTCGGCTTCGAGCAATATGCCGATTATGCGCTCGACGTTCCGATGTATTTCGTCATCCGCGACGGCTCCTATGTGAACGTGGCCGGCGAGAGCTTCCGGGATTTCCTGCGCGGTGAGCTGCCGCAACTGCCGGGCGACAGGCCCACCATCAAGGACTGGGAAGACCACCTCTCGACGATTTTTCCCGAAGTGCGGCTCAAGCAGTTCCTTGAAATGCGCGGTGCCGACATGGGCGACGAGAAATCGGTGACGGCGCTGTCGGCTTTCTGGACCGGGCTGCTCTATGACAGCGTGTCGCTTGAAGCCGCCTATGAGATGATAATGCCCTGGACCCAGGACGAGCGCGACGACATGCGCCGGGAAGTGCCGCGGCTGGGCATGGAAACGCCGGTCGGCCGCACCAATGTCTATGATTTTGCGGCGCAGGCAGTGGGCATTGCCGAGGCGGGCCTGGTCCGCCGCAACCGGTTGAATGCCGCCGGCCAGGACGAATCCATCCATATGGCGCCGCTGGAAGAGACCATCCGCCTGGCCAAGACCCCGGCCGAACGCTGGCTGGAAAAACTGCACGGCGAATGGGCCGGCGATCTCAGCCGGATTTTCGTCGACGCCCGGATGTAG
- the purD gene encoding phosphoribosylamine--glycine ligase, translating to MRVLVIGSGGREHALAWKIAQSPRLSKLFVAPGNGGTGAVAENVALDITDHAAVVAFCQSAAIDFVVVGPDAQVVAGLGDDVRTAGFTCFCPSKAAGQLEGSKGFTKALCDEMGIPTAAYGRFDNEAAALAYLYTQGAPIVIKADGLAAGKGVTVAMSVDEAEAAIIDCFAGAFGASGAEVVIEEFMMGEEVSLFVLCDGTDILPLTTAQDHKRAFDGDTGPNTGGMGAYSPAPVMTPEIYQETLERVIWPTVRGLAARGTPYQGVLYAGLMLTETGPRLVEYNARFGDPETQVMVMRLDSDLLDLLHATATGTLAGHEAVWKDQFALTVIMATKGYPGSYGKGSEITGADAVNSETLQVFHAGTRREDGRLLAEGGRVLNVTALGASAREAQQRAYAGVDSIVWPEGFCRRDIGWRELARSV from the coding sequence ATGCGGGTTCTGGTGATTGGTTCGGGTGGCCGCGAGCATGCGCTGGCGTGGAAAATCGCCCAGTCGCCCAGGCTGAGCAAGCTGTTCGTTGCCCCCGGCAATGGCGGCACCGGGGCGGTGGCGGAAAATGTCGCGCTCGATATTACCGACCATGCGGCCGTGGTGGCTTTCTGCCAGAGCGCGGCGATCGACTTCGTCGTGGTCGGGCCCGATGCCCAGGTGGTGGCAGGGCTGGGCGACGATGTGCGCACCGCCGGCTTTACCTGCTTCTGCCCCTCCAAGGCCGCGGGGCAGCTCGAAGGCTCCAAGGGCTTTACCAAGGCGCTGTGCGACGAGATGGGCATTCCCACCGCCGCCTATGGCCGCTTCGACAATGAAGCGGCGGCTTTGGCCTATCTTTACACACAGGGAGCGCCGATCGTCATCAAAGCCGACGGCCTGGCCGCCGGCAAGGGCGTCACCGTGGCGATGAGCGTGGACGAAGCGGAAGCCGCGATCATCGACTGCTTTGCCGGGGCCTTTGGTGCCTCCGGCGCCGAGGTGGTGATCGAGGAATTCATGATGGGCGAGGAGGTCAGCCTCTTCGTGCTGTGCGACGGCACCGACATCCTGCCGCTGACCACGGCGCAGGACCACAAGCGGGCCTTTGACGGCGATACCGGCCCCAATACCGGCGGCATGGGCGCCTATTCGCCGGCTCCGGTAATGACGCCCGAGATCTATCAGGAGACGCTCGAACGGGTGATCTGGCCGACGGTGCGGGGCCTCGCCGCGCGCGGCACGCCCTATCAGGGCGTGCTCTATGCCGGGCTGATGCTGACCGAGACCGGGCCGCGGCTGGTGGAATACAATGCCCGCTTCGGCGACCCGGAAACCCAGGTCATGGTGATGCGGCTCGACAGCGACCTGCTGGACCTGCTGCATGCCACCGCCACCGGCACGCTGGCGGGGCATGAGGCGGTCTGGAAAGACCAGTTTGCCCTGACGGTGATCATGGCGACAAAGGGCTATCCCGGCAGCTATGGCAAGGGTTCGGAAATCACCGGCGCCGATGCCGTCAACTCCGAGACGCTGCAGGTTTTCCATGCCGGAACGCGACGCGAGGACGGGCGTTTACTGGCCGAGGGCGGTCGCGTGCTCAATGTGACCGCGCTGGGAGCCAGTGCGCGGGAGGCGCAGCAGCGTGCCTATGCAGGGGTGGACAGCATTGTCTGGCCAGAGGGCTTCTGCCGCCGCGATATCGGCTGGCGCGAATTGGCCCGCAGCGTCTGA
- a CDS encoding patatin-like phospholipase family protein has protein sequence MSTISGPRIGVALGGGSARGLTHIPYIEAMDELGLRPSVISGTSIGALIGAGWAAGMTGAELREHSYAVLGTMRTIATKLWAIQLRGLGGILKNGISMQLDASSIVDSFIPDGFPLEFKDLKIPLYVVATDFQSWHQVVFNSGALRPAIAGSIAIPSLFKPVTYANHILVDGGVVNPLPLDQADIGTDFLIGIDVNGDPSEGIAKTDHKALDLWFGSAQIMMHSLTAHMMAAYPPDIYIRPHVANFGALEFWRVREIVSHAEAEKDRFKRILAQKIEDYIQGRLPAIGSPAGRRTGTAK, from the coding sequence ATGAGCACGATTTCTGGTCCGAGAATTGGCGTGGCCTTGGGCGGCGGCTCGGCCCGTGGCCTTACCCATATTCCTTATATCGAGGCCATGGACGAGCTGGGGCTGCGGCCCTCGGTGATTTCGGGCACCTCGATTGGCGCACTGATCGGGGCCGGCTGGGCCGCCGGCATGACCGGGGCGGAACTGCGCGAGCATTCCTATGCCGTGCTGGGCACCATGCGGACGATCGCGACCAAACTCTGGGCCATCCAGCTGCGCGGCCTGGGCGGCATTCTCAAGAACGGCATTTCGATGCAGCTCGATGCCTCGAGCATCGTCGACAGCTTCATTCCCGACGGTTTCCCGCTCGAATTCAAGGATCTCAAGATCCCGCTCTATGTGGTGGCGACCGATTTCCAGAGCTGGCACCAGGTGGTGTTCAATTCAGGCGCGCTGCGGCCGGCCATTGCCGGCTCAATCGCCATACCGAGCCTGTTCAAACCCGTCACCTATGCCAATCACATCCTGGTCGACGGCGGCGTGGTCAATCCGCTGCCGCTCGACCAGGCCGATATCGGCACCGATTTCCTCATCGGCATCGACGTCAATGGTGATCCATCCGAGGGCATAGCCAAGACCGACCACAAGGCGCTCGACCTGTGGTTCGGCTCGGCGCAGATCATGATGCACTCGCTGACCGCCCATATGATGGCAGCCTATCCGCCCGACATCTATATCAGGCCCCATGTCGCCAATTTCGGCGCGCTCGAATTCTGGCGGGTGCGCGAGATCGTCTCGCATGCCGAGGCCGAGAAGGATCGCTTCAAGCGTATCCTGGCGCAGAAGATCGAGGACTATATCCAGGGCCGACTGCCCGCCATTGGCAGCCCGGCAGGCCGACGGACCGGCACGGCGAAATAA
- a CDS encoding DoxX family protein: MVLAGWILSGLLIVFILGASVAPKLLGLQAAIDPLTVVGWPLKYMLLIGSIELACMVLYAFPRTALLGAVLMTGLLAAALAANLRVDNPLWSHTLFSVYFGVAMWAALWLREPKIRNVFPFT, from the coding sequence ATGGTACTGGCGGGCTGGATTCTGAGCGGATTGCTGATCGTGTTTATCCTGGGGGCCTCGGTGGCGCCCAAACTGCTGGGCCTGCAGGCGGCCATCGATCCGCTCACCGTGGTGGGCTGGCCGCTCAAATACATGCTGCTGATCGGCAGCATCGAGTTGGCCTGCATGGTGCTCTACGCCTTTCCGCGCACCGCCCTGCTCGGCGCGGTGCTGATGACCGGACTGCTGGCGGCGGCGCTGGCTGCCAATCTGCGGGTGGACAATCCACTCTGGAGCCACACGCTGTTCAGCGTCTATTTCGGCGTGGCCATGTGGGCAGCTTTGTGGCTGCGCGAGCCGAAAATCCGGAATGTGTTTCCGTTTACCTAG
- a CDS encoding sensor histidine kinase has product MSDQGSFTAALQRIVTRERSPQFRWSLAFGLFVLALAVRYAINDALPPGFPYLTFFPAVIVTTLLAGLWPGIVSAILCGLAAWFFFIAPAYSLDLNPGALTALGFYAFIVTVDIFIIHGVTVTAQHLQAERESMSELAKSLQQSNLTLAQSEREQQVLSHEIGHRLKNQLSIVQAIVTQSMRSQSDLPTIAKAITDRITVLAEAQDMVILGMVGQAGVQEIVRKVVDLHGDQLQSRFLVDGPPVKLASRPALSLSMILHELGTNATKYGALSAPDGVVSIDWGIEDIDGQPSFVLRWREQGGPQVIEPVGKGFGTRLIRAGLPGAPASVVLEFHPDGLQCQLSADLAAMQSERSA; this is encoded by the coding sequence TTGAGCGACCAAGGCAGTTTTACGGCAGCACTGCAGCGTATCGTCACCCGCGAACGCTCGCCGCAATTCCGTTGGTCTCTCGCTTTTGGCCTGTTCGTGCTGGCCTTGGCGGTGCGCTATGCTATCAATGACGCGCTGCCACCGGGTTTCCCCTATCTGACCTTCTTTCCGGCTGTCATCGTCACGACGCTGCTGGCCGGGCTGTGGCCGGGCATCGTCTCGGCAATCCTCTGTGGCCTGGCCGCCTGGTTCTTCTTCATTGCGCCCGCCTATTCCCTCGATCTCAATCCGGGCGCGCTGACGGCGCTGGGCTTTTATGCCTTCATCGTCACTGTCGATATCTTCATCATCCACGGCGTCACCGTGACCGCCCAGCACTTGCAGGCCGAGCGCGAATCCATGTCCGAGCTGGCCAAATCCCTGCAGCAGTCCAACCTGACGCTGGCCCAGAGCGAGCGCGAGCAGCAGGTGCTGTCGCATGAAATCGGCCATCGCCTGAAGAACCAGCTCTCGATCGTCCAGGCCATTGTCACCCAGTCCATGCGCAGCCAGTCGGACTTGCCCACTATCGCCAAGGCGATCACCGACCGGATCACCGTCCTGGCCGAGGCGCAGGACATGGTGATCCTGGGCATGGTGGGTCAGGCCGGTGTACAGGAGATTGTGCGCAAGGTGGTCGACCTGCATGGCGATCAGTTGCAGTCCCGCTTCCTGGTCGATGGCCCGCCGGTCAAGCTGGCCTCGCGCCCGGCACTGTCGCTGTCCATGATCCTGCACGAGCTGGGCACCAATGCCACCAAATATGGCGCGCTCTCCGCGCCCGATGGCGTGGTCAGCATCGACTGGGGCATCGAGGACATCGACGGCCAGCCCAGCTTCGTGCTGCGCTGGCGCGAACAGGGCGGCCCGCAAGTGATCGAGCCGGTCGGCAAGGGTTTCGGTACCAGACTGATCCGGGCCGGCCTGCCGGGCGCCCCGGCCAGTGTCGTCCTCGAATTCCATCCCGATGGCCTGCAGTGTCAACTGTCGGCCGACCTGGCCGCCATGCAGTCCGAGCGCTCCGCCTGA
- a CDS encoding nucleoside deaminase, whose protein sequence is MNHALALAEEAAALGEAPVGAVIMEGDVVLAAERNRMQALNDPTAHAELLAMRAALAKRGTGRLDGCDLYVTLEPCAMCAGAIAHTRLRRVYFAAEDTKAGAVENGVRLFRQPSCHHQPEVISGIGADRAETLLKDFFRGLRER, encoded by the coding sequence ATGAACCACGCTCTGGCGCTGGCCGAGGAGGCCGCCGCCCTGGGCGAGGCCCCGGTCGGCGCGGTCATCATGGAGGGCGATGTGGTGCTGGCCGCCGAGCGCAACCGCATGCAGGCGCTCAACGATCCCACCGCCCATGCCGAACTGCTGGCCATGCGCGCCGCCTTGGCCAAACGCGGCACCGGACGGCTGGATGGCTGCGATCTCTATGTGACGCTCGAGCCCTGCGCCATGTGCGCCGGCGCCATCGCCCATACGCGGCTTCGCCGCGTCTACTTTGCCGCCGAGGACACCAAGGCCGGCGCGGTGGAAAATGGCGTGCGGCTGTTCCGGCAGCCCAGCTGCCATCACCAGCCCGAGGTCATTTCCGGCATCGGCGCTGATCGGGCGGAGACCCTGCTCAAGGATTTCTTCCGCGGCCTGCGCGAGCGCTGA
- the mutL gene encoding DNA mismatch repair endonuclease MutL, whose product MPIRQLPEDLINRIAAGEVVERPASVVKELVENAIDAGANRIVVTTAGGGKTLLRIEDDGHGMDEADLVLSVERHATSKLSTDDLDDIRSLGFRGEALASIGSVAELSIASRPADAESGLAISVRNGVRSGPVPQALNRGTVVEVKNLFANVPARLKFLKTDRGEAGAITDVLKRLAMANPGVHFVLNGSDRSPANWPAVSGTGALPARLAQVIGDDFAQNAVTLGHSRHGVVVAGLAGLPTYTRANSLSQFFFVNGRSVRDKVLVGAVRAAYADYIFRDRFPVVALYVAIDPAEVDVNVHPAKAELRFRDGGAVRSAVIRAIGEALAAAGFKASSSVADDVLGAFTAPGQQPATTPQAPTGSPSAFPYRAAQPLPFAGYERVTGTGRSNPFSPAYGQGGLEGLNEPSARVEAEADPALIDFPLGTARAQMFDNFIIAQNGEGLLLVDQHAAHERLVYERFKAQLASGPVPSQAQLIPLVVELPEEDCARLEEAAPELERFGLYLERFGPRAIAVRETPALLGSSDIDGLVRDIADGLAEWDSIAAVSDRMEAIIARMACHGSVRSGRRLRVDEMNALLRDMEATPHSGQCIHGRPTYVELKQKDIERLFGRSR is encoded by the coding sequence TTGCCCATCCGCCAGCTACCCGAAGACCTGATCAACCGCATCGCTGCCGGCGAGGTGGTGGAGCGGCCCGCCAGCGTGGTCAAGGAATTGGTGGAAAATGCCATCGATGCCGGCGCCAACCGGATCGTGGTGACCACGGCGGGCGGCGGCAAGACCCTGTTGCGCATCGAGGATGACGGGCACGGCATGGACGAGGCCGATCTGGTGCTGTCGGTGGAGCGGCACGCGACCTCCAAGCTGAGCACTGACGATCTCGACGATATCCGCAGCCTCGGCTTTCGCGGCGAGGCGCTCGCCTCGATCGGCTCGGTGGCCGAGCTGAGCATCGCCTCGCGCCCGGCCGATGCCGAAAGCGGGCTGGCCATCTCGGTCCGCAATGGCGTGCGCTCCGGGCCGGTGCCGCAGGCGCTCAACCGGGGCACGGTGGTGGAGGTCAAGAACCTCTTTGCCAATGTCCCTGCCCGGCTCAAATTCCTCAAGACCGACCGCGGCGAAGCGGGTGCCATTACCGATGTGCTCAAGCGACTGGCGATGGCCAATCCGGGCGTGCATTTCGTACTCAATGGCAGCGACCGTTCACCCGCCAACTGGCCAGCCGTCAGCGGCACGGGCGCCCTGCCCGCCCGGCTGGCGCAGGTGATCGGCGATGATTTCGCGCAGAACGCGGTGACGCTGGGGCATAGCCGGCACGGCGTGGTGGTGGCGGGCCTGGCGGGCCTGCCGACCTATACGCGTGCCAATAGCCTCAGCCAGTTCTTCTTCGTCAATGGCCGCTCGGTGCGTGACAAGGTGCTGGTGGGCGCGGTGCGCGCGGCCTATGCCGATTATATCTTCCGCGACCGCTTTCCGGTGGTGGCGCTCTATGTGGCGATCGATCCAGCAGAAGTTGACGTCAATGTCCACCCGGCCAAGGCCGAGTTGCGCTTCCGCGATGGCGGGGCGGTGCGCAGCGCGGTGATAAGGGCGATTGGCGAGGCCCTGGCGGCAGCAGGCTTCAAGGCCTCGAGCAGCGTGGCCGACGATGTGCTGGGGGCGTTTACCGCGCCCGGCCAGCAACCGGCCACGACACCGCAGGCGCCGACCGGTTCGCCGTCCGCCTTCCCCTATCGGGCTGCCCAGCCGCTGCCCTTTGCCGGCTATGAGCGGGTCACCGGCACCGGCCGCAGCAACCCATTCTCGCCCGCTTACGGCCAGGGTGGCCTTGAGGGCCTCAACGAGCCGAGCGCCCGCGTCGAGGCCGAAGCCGACCCCGCTCTGATCGATTTTCCGCTTGGCACCGCGCGGGCGCAGATGTTCGACAATTTCATCATCGCCCAGAATGGCGAGGGCCTGCTGCTGGTCGACCAGCACGCCGCCCATGAGCGGCTGGTCTATGAGCGGTTCAAGGCGCAGCTGGCATCCGGCCCGGTGCCCAGCCAGGCGCAGTTGATCCCGCTGGTGGTAGAGCTGCCCGAGGAGGATTGCGCGCGGCTCGAAGAGGCCGCGCCGGAACTGGAAAGGTTCGGACTCTATCTCGAACGCTTCGGTCCGCGCGCCATTGCCGTGCGCGAGACCCCGGCTTTGCTGGGCAGTTCGGACATTGATGGCCTGGTGCGCGATATCGCCGACGGCCTGGCCGAATGGGATTCCATCGCTGCGGTCAGCGATCGCATGGAGGCCATCATCGCCCGCATGGCTTGCCACGGCTCGGTGCGGTCGGGCCGCCGGCTGCGGGTGGACGAAATGAACGCCCTGCTGCGCGACATGGAAGCAACGCCCCATTCGGGCCAGTGCATCCACGGCCGGCCGACCTATGTCGAGCTCAAGCAAAAGGACATCGAGCGGTTGTTCGGGCGGAGTCGTTAA
- the edd gene encoding phosphogluconate dehydratase codes for MSVRQAIQDVTDRIAARSRDSRADYLSRLEGAREAGVNRTVLSCGNLAHAFAACTPAEKAQLAGSKALNLGIVTSYNDMLSAHQPYQFYPDIIKEAARSIGATAQVAGGVPAMCDGVTQGQPGMDLSLFSRDVIAMATAISLSHNMFDAAVYLGICDKIVPGLLIGALTFGHLPAVFVPAGPMPSGLPNDEKSKVRQLYMEGKVGRAELLEAESKSYHSAGTCTFYGTANSNQMLMEIMGLHLPGASFVNPGTPLRDALTREASVRALSLSAMGNNYTPVGHIVDEKAIVNGLVGLHATGGSTNHTMHLIAIAAAAGLQVTWDDMSDLSDATPLLARVYPNGVADVNHFHAAGGMGFLIQELLESGHLHEDVKTVWGNGLSNYTVEAKLIEDKLAYEASPKESALPKVLTKVATPFQETGGLKLLSGNLGRSVIKVSAVKPEHRVIEAPAKVFHGQEALQVAFKAGQLNGDMIAVVRFSGPKALGMPELHKLTPPLGILQDRGFQVALLTDGRMSGASGKVPAAIHMTPEAVNGGPIARIRDGDMIRLDANAGTLTFLGDEAEFFARPLATEDLTSQHFGMGRELFAGFRAMVGVADKGASVFQ; via the coding sequence ATGTCTGTCCGTCAGGCCATCCAGGATGTTACCGATCGCATCGCCGCACGCAGCCGCGACAGCCGCGCCGATTATCTGAGCCGTCTCGAAGGCGCCCGCGAAGCCGGGGTCAACCGCACGGTGCTGTCCTGCGGCAATCTCGCTCACGCCTTTGCTGCCTGCACCCCCGCCGAAAAGGCGCAGCTGGCCGGCAGCAAGGCGCTCAATCTGGGCATCGTCACCAGCTATAATGATATGCTGAGCGCCCATCAGCCTTATCAATTCTATCCCGATATCATCAAGGAAGCCGCGCGCAGCATTGGCGCCACCGCCCAGGTCGCCGGCGGCGTGCCCGCCATGTGTGACGGCGTCACCCAGGGCCAGCCGGGCATGGACCTCAGCCTGTTCAGCCGCGACGTCATTGCCATGGCCACGGCCATTTCGCTCAGCCACAACATGTTCGACGCCGCCGTTTATCTCGGCATCTGCGACAAGATCGTCCCGGGCCTGCTGATCGGCGCGCTGACCTTCGGCCATCTGCCGGCTGTCTTCGTGCCCGCCGGCCCCATGCCCTCGGGCCTGCCCAATGACGAAAAGTCCAAGGTCCGCCAGCTCTATATGGAGGGCAAGGTCGGCCGCGCCGAACTGCTCGAGGCCGAGTCCAAGTCATACCATTCGGCCGGCACCTGCACCTTCTACGGCACCGCCAATTCCAACCAGATGCTCATGGAAATCATGGGTCTGCACCTGCCGGGCGCCAGCTTCGTCAATCCCGGCACGCCTTTGCGCGATGCCCTGACCCGCGAGGCCAGCGTGCGCGCGCTCTCGCTCAGCGCCATGGGCAACAACTATACCCCGGTCGGCCACATCGTGGACGAAAAGGCCATCGTCAATGGCCTGGTCGGCCTGCACGCCACCGGCGGCTCGACCAACCACACCATGCACCTGATCGCGATCGCTGCCGCTGCTGGCCTGCAGGTGACCTGGGACGACATGAGCGACCTCAGCGACGCTACCCCGCTGCTGGCCCGCGTCTATCCCAATGGCGTGGCCGACGTGAACCATTTCCACGCCGCCGGCGGCATGGGTTTCCTGATCCAGGAACTGCTCGAAAGCGGCCACCTGCACGAGGACGTCAAGACGGTCTGGGGCAATGGCCTCTCAAACTATACGGTGGAAGCCAAGCTGATCGAAGACAAGCTGGCCTATGAGGCTTCGCCCAAGGAATCGGCTTTGCCCAAGGTGCTGACCAAGGTGGCGACGCCCTTCCAGGAAACGGGTGGCCTGAAGCTCCTCAGCGGCAATCTCGGCCGCTCGGTGATCAAGGTCTCCGCCGTCAAGCCCGAGCACCGCGTCATCGAGGCACCCGCCAAGGTGTTCCACGGCCAGGAAGCGCTGCAGGTGGCGTTCAAGGCCGGCCAGCTCAATGGCGATATGATCGCGGTGGTGCGCTTTTCCGGCCCCAAGGCGCTCGGCATGCCCGAACTGCACAAGCTGACGCCGCCTTTGGGCATCCTGCAGGATCGCGGCTTCCAGGTGGCCCTGCTCACCGATGGCCGCATGTCCGGCGCCTCCGGCAAGGTGCCCGCCGCCATCCACATGACGCCTGAAGCGGTCAATGGCGGACCCATCGCCCGCATCCGCGACGGCGACATGATCCGGCTGGACGCCAATGCCGGCACGCTGACCTTCCTCGGCGACGAAGCCGAATTCTTCGCCCGGCCCCTGGCCACCGAAGATCTCACCAGCCAGCATTTCGGCATGGGCCGCGAACTCTTCGCCGGCTTCCGCGCCATGGTCGGCGTCGCCGACAAGGGCGCGAGCGTGTTTCAGTAG